A single region of the Yersinia entomophaga genome encodes:
- the yjjG gene encoding pyrimidine 5'-nucleotidase, which translates to MKYKWILFDADETLFHFDAYQGLKLMFSRFKTEFTLQDYEHYQLVNQPLWVDYQNGKINAAQLQSTRFEMWANRLGVSPHTLNSEFLVAMADICALLPGAQELINALHGKAQLGIITNGFTDLQNVRLERTGLKNVFSPLVISEEVGVAKPDVGIFEYAFNLMANPPKEQILMVGDNPHSDIQGGINAGIDTCWLNTQGHARPEGIQPRYQVSSLTELQHLLLA; encoded by the coding sequence ATGAAGTACAAGTGGATACTTTTTGATGCGGACGAAACGCTATTTCATTTTGATGCTTACCAAGGGTTAAAACTGATGTTTTCCCGCTTCAAAACTGAATTTACGCTACAGGATTATGAGCATTATCAATTGGTTAATCAGCCATTGTGGGTGGATTATCAAAACGGGAAAATTAATGCCGCACAGTTGCAAAGCACTCGTTTTGAAATGTGGGCGAACAGGTTGGGCGTATCGCCCCATACGCTAAACAGTGAGTTTCTGGTCGCGATGGCGGATATTTGCGCTCTGCTTCCCGGCGCGCAGGAATTAATTAATGCGCTGCATGGTAAAGCTCAATTGGGGATTATTACCAACGGCTTTACTGACTTACAGAATGTTCGTTTGGAACGCACCGGTTTGAAGAACGTGTTCTCGCCGCTGGTTATTTCCGAAGAAGTAGGGGTAGCCAAGCCGGACGTAGGAATTTTCGAGTATGCGTTCAATCTGATGGCAAATCCGCCCAAAGAGCAAATCTTGATGGTAGGCGATAATCCGCATTCAGATATTCAGGGCGGAATTAACGCAGGTATTGATACTTGCTGGTTAAATACTCAGGGGCATGCGCGTCCAGAAGGAATTCAACCGCGCTATCAGGTCAGTTCTTTAACTGAGTTGCAGCATTTACTCCTCGCCTAA